In a genomic window of Planctomicrobium piriforme:
- a CDS encoding peptidylprolyl isomerase, protein MSLFRRTFVLTIALAGGCANKSYNVANPVLGPPPPRIARAQLDDSEDPAQVAENTEPSEIQQASHNAEVALSSTDVVARINGKPLLAGDILEQYGAKLKEYDAQLSIAVSKGQLSEADKSKYIRKAQEMLIKRDLERMTEQTLMAQAVRAKLKKEQLESVNKQVDKFFEKDVVTNLKQKFDVDSTAELEGLLQDQGTSLETMRRVFADQQLASQYVRTKIGEEPKPSRAELLEVYNKQIEKYSQPMQVKWQQLQVSITPTRDKKEAQAILEKALADVRAGSTFDEVVKKYSDGPLKENGGHWDWTQPASIANTDVKAALEKLKPGEISKIISNATALQVVKVTERREAGSQPLEEVQEDIRQQIIEEWREERVVAVLAEVRANAVVETIFDEAPKTDDEPVVR, encoded by the coding sequence ATGTCATTGTTCCGACGTACTTTTGTTCTCACCATCGCGCTGGCCGGCGGCTGCGCGAACAAGAGTTACAACGTCGCGAACCCGGTTTTGGGGCCGCCTCCCCCGCGCATCGCACGAGCCCAGCTCGACGACAGTGAAGATCCGGCCCAGGTTGCCGAGAACACCGAGCCTTCCGAAATTCAGCAGGCATCGCACAACGCGGAAGTCGCGTTGTCATCGACGGACGTTGTCGCCCGCATTAACGGCAAGCCGCTGCTTGCCGGCGACATCCTCGAGCAGTACGGAGCCAAGCTCAAGGAATACGACGCCCAGCTTTCGATTGCGGTTTCCAAAGGCCAATTGAGCGAAGCCGACAAGAGCAAGTACATCCGCAAAGCCCAGGAGATGCTGATCAAGCGCGACCTGGAGCGGATGACCGAACAAACCCTCATGGCCCAAGCCGTGCGTGCGAAGCTCAAAAAAGAACAACTGGAATCGGTCAATAAACAGGTGGACAAGTTCTTCGAGAAGGACGTGGTCACCAACCTGAAACAGAAGTTCGACGTCGATTCCACCGCCGAGCTGGAAGGGCTGTTGCAAGACCAGGGAACCTCTCTGGAAACGATGCGGCGGGTCTTCGCCGATCAGCAGCTCGCCTCGCAGTATGTGCGGACCAAAATTGGCGAAGAGCCCAAGCCAAGCCGTGCGGAACTGCTGGAAGTCTACAACAAGCAGATCGAGAAATACTCGCAGCCGATGCAGGTGAAATGGCAGCAGTTGCAGGTATCGATCACGCCGACTCGCGACAAAAAAGAGGCCCAGGCGATTCTCGAGAAGGCCCTGGCCGATGTTCGCGCCGGCTCCACGTTTGATGAAGTCGTCAAGAAATATTCCGACGGACCGCTCAAGGAAAACGGCGGACACTGGGACTGGACGCAGCCTGCCAGCATCGCCAATACCGACGTGAAAGCCGCGCTCGAAAAACTGAAGCCCGGCGAGATCAGTAAAATCATTTCCAACGCCACCGCATTACAGGTGGTGAAAGTGACGGAACGCCGCGAAGCCGGCAGCCAGCCGCTGGAAGAAGTCCAGGAGGACATCCGCCAGCAGATCATCGAAGAATGGCGCGAAGAGCGCGTGGTCGCTGTGCTGGCCGAAGTGCGGGCGAATGCCGTCGTCGAAACCATTTTTGATGAAGCACCCAAGACTGATGATGAACCTGTCGTTCGCTGA
- a CDS encoding endonuclease/exonuclease/phosphatase family protein: MADSTEKESSPPVAARERGWRRWLRRGVWFAANAVPVVLLLGLLIRLTVKDVRLGVGLIFYMTPLPILVFGAAACLLWSLIHRWWIRSVAWGVLLVLLVPWWWAHDWRSNPTPPAASAVEPAPVKVLFWNVARRADLAETLKFIAQVDADIVGLVELEGSVEERRKELRAALPHYDVSVLGSNMYVLAKGPSGETAATELDGDSVARQLQVTIRGQSCQVVLVDIDSGLQHSRRKAMHALADLCLPYSDQPVLVMGDFNLPSDSVHYENLRKQFRLLFDVVGNGYAPTWPVPCPVMQLDQIWFNSHVVPLACQHLTSFASDHRAVSGTVQLQ, translated from the coding sequence ATGGCTGACTCGACTGAAAAGGAATCGTCTCCGCCCGTCGCTGCCCGCGAGCGAGGTTGGCGTCGTTGGTTGCGGCGCGGCGTCTGGTTCGCCGCTAATGCGGTGCCCGTCGTGCTGCTGTTGGGGCTGCTCATCCGGCTGACGGTGAAAGATGTTCGGCTGGGGGTCGGTCTGATTTTCTACATGACTCCGCTGCCAATTCTGGTGTTCGGTGCGGCGGCCTGCCTGTTGTGGTCGTTGATTCATCGATGGTGGATACGGAGCGTGGCCTGGGGCGTCCTGCTAGTGCTGCTGGTTCCGTGGTGGTGGGCACATGACTGGCGGAGCAACCCCACACCCCCGGCTGCAAGCGCGGTCGAACCCGCGCCTGTCAAGGTGTTGTTCTGGAACGTCGCCCGACGGGCTGACCTGGCGGAAACCCTGAAATTCATCGCTCAGGTCGATGCCGACATCGTCGGGCTGGTGGAACTCGAAGGGAGCGTCGAAGAACGTCGCAAGGAATTACGCGCGGCCCTTCCGCACTACGACGTCAGCGTTCTGGGTTCGAATATGTATGTCCTCGCCAAGGGCCCCAGCGGCGAGACGGCGGCGACGGAACTGGACGGAGATTCGGTCGCCAGGCAATTACAGGTGACGATCCGCGGCCAGAGTTGTCAGGTCGTCCTGGTGGATATCGATTCGGGCCTGCAGCATTCGCGCCGCAAGGCGATGCACGCCTTGGCGGATCTTTGCCTGCCGTACTCAGATCAGCCGGTCCTCGTGATGGGAGACTTCAATCTTCCGTCCGACTCGGTGCACTATGAGAACCTGCGAAAGCAGTTCCGGTTGTTGTTCGACGTCGTGGGGAACGGCTATGCCCCGACCTGGCCGGTTCCATGTCCGGTGATGCAGTTGGACCAGATCTGGTTCAACTCGCATGTGGTCCCGCTGGCCTGCCAGCACCTGACGAGCTTCGCCTCTGACCATCGCGCGGTGTCGGGCACCGTTCAATTGCAGTAA
- a CDS encoding HAD family hydrolase has product MPSSSAAIRCVAFDAVGTLIHAEPSVSQAYQQVARKYGADVPLPVLRERFLQSMSSRPMSAQTSEATELAFWQATVQDVIGTVTDPEACFQELYDHFGDPHSWRLDPDGAAALATLAKQGIQVCIASNFDERLQRVVNGMPELGVVSQVLISSQVGWRKPHPRFFEALQQAVNVPPSQILMVGDDVNLDVVPARQLGMQALHLAPGNSAPGSIRSLTEVVTYCGLDG; this is encoded by the coding sequence ATGCCTTCCAGTTCTGCCGCGATTCGTTGCGTTGCCTTTGATGCGGTCGGAACGTTGATTCATGCCGAGCCCTCGGTGTCGCAGGCGTATCAGCAGGTCGCCAGAAAATACGGCGCCGATGTTCCGCTGCCGGTGCTGAGGGAGCGGTTTCTGCAGTCGATGTCGTCCCGCCCCATGAGTGCCCAGACTTCGGAAGCGACTGAGCTGGCCTTCTGGCAGGCGACGGTGCAGGACGTGATCGGCACGGTCACCGACCCTGAAGCGTGCTTTCAAGAGCTGTATGACCATTTTGGCGATCCCCATTCGTGGCGGCTTGATCCTGATGGTGCTGCCGCGCTGGCGACCCTGGCGAAACAGGGCATTCAGGTTTGCATCGCGTCGAATTTCGATGAGCGATTGCAACGTGTCGTCAATGGAATGCCGGAACTGGGAGTGGTCAGCCAGGTGTTGATTTCTTCGCAGGTCGGCTGGCGGAAGCCGCATCCTCGTTTTTTTGAGGCGCTGCAGCAGGCGGTGAATGTTCCGCCGAGCCAGATTTTGATGGTGGGTGATGACGTCAATCTGGACGTCGTCCCCGCTAGACAGCTTGGAATGCAGGCGTTGCATCTGGCGCCGGGGAATTCAGCGCCCGGTTCGATTCGTTCACTCACAGAGGTCGTGACGTACTGTGGACTCGATGGCTGA
- a CDS encoding type II secretion system protein GspD, giving the protein MFRTYGLLLRGSLLGTSLWLGSQIHAQDPAGQTADPFAAPPRQGFQPAPEAGSALAQDDVNRRRVTDQLRQAKQKLQQGQREEALRLAARAAGMAQQWQITFAPNELSPQRLIAEIRASAPANGAMLAQGQSPNAVTPVAGLAPANPAAGMGGEAQQAQRELAQGLLRQAQQEIADGQYDAARSKIEQARGVDVAYGVFDLRPEHLLAELARRQPARAEGPSAELTALTTAAPAQEPMIRPQAAPRAATQATAKAQAMQLLTDAKAAMAQGHFNEARELALQAQQKDVAWGLLEENPEHLLAQLEQATNKQMITAAPVSGAAQEAQKTRTVALELLKQARVSLAEGQMEVAQAKASEAQNLNASYALFDDRPDLVMQEVRMLQARSMMQPQQAPAATAPTAVTGQQQKKQQALACLNQARDAMRSGDVATADKLVAQAESMDVAFGLFEDSPEVVREDLNRLVASRQGKPQSNMAAAAAPSAAPGMSREVLKQQAAQLLQAARQDMKAGRVAEARAKATQAATFDVTYDLFEDSPERLLTELAYANAPTVAGNAPAMPRAAAPNDAQLAMKQQALMLVQAARADLKAGRVAEARAKASQAATIDVAYELFEDSPERLLSDLETVSSKNVAANAMPATAAPSQALKQQAVQMVQAARREFKSGNIDAARSLAEQAATVDVTYDLFEDSPERLLNEMNLAARGMQSDNSVAAAPLPPTGTAAAPAADEASMKQQALSLLAAARAELKAGNVEAARAKATQAATLDVAYDLFEDSPERLLSEMNLAAKRGENVAMKSAEPARSLFATEEAPQAAGSPLDLTTASQAPKATAARDSMVVTSAGLSAQEMYDQGVNHLRDGNREAAYESFLAAYHSGEKLDNYRQQQLQDKLRELSPRRRGIQTVSNEVPATGHIDAVAQQRSVQFDKLRTDCLNAIFRAEKMRDKQPEQAVALLNQTLSAVQAADLSEEQAASLTAWVKSSRSSIEGYMAQQAPVIEMERKNVETKDLIEREIQTRVRVEQELATMVQKFNELMEQKRFAEANAVAKQAAALDPENPAVVTMSMKSVISMRVDRNDKLKSDKENSFWEQLQAVEEAAVNPVAMDNTPMAYPENWEELKKSRPKRPADAREHTDAEMRVRRSLKHPVSLHFNNAPLSEVLKYIADTQGINVMVDETGLTEEAVTSSTPISINVDGIKLESALNLMLVPLNLGFTIENEVLNVTSRMRKQGDLATVVYQVADLVVPVSVTAPVSRLSPGTGFGGDTPSIAVPNGLHGVPATPQGGPGFAQVPANPFGGGIGGGGNGGGIAGMAGDGSQGLGGPSQTNYGFEALTDLITTTVSPGDWQELGGSGSINQHDSTLSLVIRQTQKVHQEIADLLEQLRRLQDLQVTIEVRFITVSDQFFEQIGIDFDFNINDTIGGPSVNNDFSPIRPFGSTDPIFGGAGGSSSSGGGGAGGGAGGGGAGTGGTAGGGSSGGTLSSLAPFGTGPTLNMQDRDSWPSRTVVGLLNSTQQFTPNLDVPFRQGSFDLAAPTFGGFDPNAGIQFGMAILSDIEAFMFVRAAQGDRRSNVMFAPKVTLFNGQIGTVVSQLQRPFVVSLTPVASAFNIGYQPQIQTFADGTSLTVQAVVSADRRYVRLSVLPRFQNITDVFTFSYLSAGSGTGGGGGTGGGTGGGGIGGGGTGGGGGGGIGGGGGGGAGGGGNQQSSAAGTVTVQQPVINVVSVITVVSVPDGGTVLLGGVKSLREGRNMAGVPILNKIPYISRLFKNTGVGRETTSLMMMVTPRIIIQEEQEELLGIPGQ; this is encoded by the coding sequence TTGTTCCGAACCTATGGACTGCTCCTGCGTGGCAGCCTGCTGGGTACGAGCCTTTGGCTCGGCTCGCAGATTCATGCACAGGACCCGGCTGGTCAAACAGCCGATCCCTTTGCGGCTCCTCCCCGGCAAGGCTTTCAGCCTGCTCCGGAAGCGGGCTCGGCACTCGCACAAGACGATGTGAATCGTCGTCGGGTGACCGATCAGCTTCGTCAGGCCAAGCAGAAGCTCCAGCAAGGTCAGCGCGAAGAAGCGCTGCGGCTGGCGGCTCGCGCGGCCGGCATGGCCCAGCAATGGCAGATCACGTTCGCTCCGAACGAGCTCTCGCCGCAGCGGCTGATTGCCGAAATCCGCGCATCGGCCCCAGCCAATGGCGCCATGCTCGCACAGGGCCAGTCGCCCAATGCTGTCACTCCCGTCGCTGGTCTGGCTCCGGCCAACCCGGCCGCAGGCATGGGCGGTGAAGCCCAGCAGGCACAGCGGGAACTCGCTCAAGGGCTGCTTCGTCAGGCTCAGCAGGAAATTGCTGACGGCCAGTACGATGCCGCACGCAGCAAGATCGAACAGGCCCGCGGCGTCGATGTGGCGTACGGCGTGTTCGACCTGCGTCCCGAACATCTCCTGGCAGAACTCGCCCGACGCCAGCCGGCTCGTGCGGAAGGCCCGTCTGCAGAGCTGACCGCTCTGACGACCGCCGCTCCGGCCCAGGAGCCGATGATTCGCCCGCAAGCAGCTCCTCGAGCCGCGACACAGGCAACCGCCAAAGCTCAGGCCATGCAGCTGTTGACCGATGCCAAGGCCGCCATGGCCCAGGGGCACTTCAACGAAGCTCGCGAACTGGCCCTGCAGGCTCAGCAGAAAGACGTTGCCTGGGGACTTCTCGAAGAGAACCCCGAGCACCTGCTGGCTCAGTTGGAGCAGGCGACCAACAAACAGATGATCACGGCCGCTCCGGTTTCGGGCGCGGCACAGGAAGCTCAGAAGACCCGTACTGTAGCTCTCGAACTGCTCAAGCAGGCTCGCGTCTCTCTGGCCGAAGGTCAGATGGAAGTCGCCCAGGCCAAAGCGTCCGAAGCCCAGAACCTCAACGCATCGTATGCCCTGTTTGACGATCGTCCCGATCTGGTCATGCAGGAAGTCCGGATGCTCCAGGCTCGCAGCATGATGCAGCCGCAGCAGGCTCCGGCTGCCACAGCACCGACCGCTGTCACTGGTCAGCAGCAGAAGAAACAGCAGGCTCTCGCCTGCCTGAATCAGGCTCGCGACGCCATGCGATCCGGCGATGTGGCGACCGCCGACAAGCTGGTGGCGCAGGCCGAAAGCATGGACGTGGCATTTGGACTGTTCGAAGACAGCCCGGAAGTGGTTCGTGAAGACCTGAACCGCCTCGTCGCCTCGCGACAGGGTAAACCGCAGTCGAACATGGCCGCTGCTGCCGCACCGTCGGCTGCTCCCGGCATGTCTCGTGAAGTTCTCAAACAGCAGGCCGCACAACTGTTGCAGGCTGCCCGTCAGGACATGAAAGCCGGCCGCGTCGCGGAAGCCCGCGCCAAAGCGACTCAGGCTGCCACCTTTGACGTGACTTACGATCTGTTCGAAGACAGCCCGGAACGGCTGCTGACCGAACTGGCTTATGCCAATGCTCCGACTGTCGCCGGCAACGCTCCCGCGATGCCCCGTGCAGCCGCTCCGAATGACGCTCAACTGGCCATGAAGCAGCAGGCTCTGATGCTGGTTCAGGCTGCCCGTGCCGACCTGAAAGCCGGCAGAGTCGCGGAAGCCCGTGCCAAGGCCAGCCAGGCTGCAACCATCGACGTGGCTTACGAACTGTTTGAAGACAGCCCCGAACGCCTGCTGAGCGACCTCGAAACGGTTTCGTCGAAGAACGTCGCCGCGAACGCCATGCCCGCAACCGCTGCACCGAGCCAGGCTCTCAAGCAGCAGGCTGTGCAGATGGTGCAGGCTGCTCGTCGGGAATTCAAATCCGGCAATATTGACGCCGCTCGCTCGCTCGCCGAACAGGCAGCGACCGTGGATGTCACTTACGACCTGTTTGAAGACAGCCCGGAACGGCTGCTGAACGAAATGAACCTGGCCGCACGCGGCATGCAATCTGACAACAGCGTGGCCGCCGCTCCGCTCCCCCCGACCGGAACGGCTGCTGCTCCTGCCGCTGATGAAGCGAGCATGAAACAGCAGGCCCTCTCGCTGCTGGCCGCCGCTCGCGCTGAACTGAAGGCAGGCAATGTCGAAGCTGCCCGTGCCAAAGCCACTCAGGCTGCGACGCTGGATGTCGCTTACGACCTGTTTGAAGACAGCCCGGAACGGCTGCTGAGCGAAATGAACCTCGCCGCCAAGCGTGGCGAAAACGTCGCGATGAAATCCGCCGAACCGGCACGTTCGCTCTTTGCAACTGAAGAAGCACCCCAGGCTGCCGGCTCGCCGTTAGACCTGACGACCGCCTCGCAGGCTCCGAAGGCCACAGCCGCTCGCGACAGCATGGTGGTGACCTCGGCCGGCCTGTCGGCTCAGGAAATGTACGATCAGGGCGTGAATCACCTTCGCGATGGCAACCGGGAAGCGGCTTATGAATCCTTCCTCGCCGCCTATCACTCGGGTGAGAAGCTCGACAACTATCGTCAGCAGCAGCTCCAGGACAAACTGCGTGAACTCAGCCCGCGCCGCCGAGGCATCCAGACCGTCAGCAACGAAGTTCCGGCAACGGGACACATTGATGCGGTCGCCCAGCAGCGGTCCGTGCAGTTCGACAAGCTCCGCACCGATTGCCTGAACGCGATCTTCCGTGCAGAGAAAATGCGTGACAAGCAGCCGGAACAGGCCGTCGCCTTGCTCAACCAGACTCTGTCTGCCGTGCAGGCAGCCGATCTGAGCGAAGAACAGGCCGCCTCGCTGACCGCCTGGGTGAAGAGCTCGCGGAGCTCGATCGAGGGCTACATGGCCCAGCAGGCCCCGGTCATCGAAATGGAACGCAAGAACGTCGAAACCAAAGACCTGATCGAACGCGAAATCCAGACCCGCGTCCGCGTCGAGCAGGAACTCGCCACGATGGTCCAGAAGTTCAACGAACTGATGGAGCAGAAGAGGTTTGCAGAAGCCAATGCCGTTGCCAAGCAGGCGGCCGCTCTTGATCCCGAGAACCCTGCTGTCGTTACAATGAGCATGAAATCTGTGATTTCTATGCGAGTCGACCGCAACGACAAGCTGAAGTCCGACAAGGAAAACAGCTTCTGGGAACAACTCCAGGCTGTGGAAGAAGCGGCCGTCAATCCGGTCGCGATGGATAACACCCCGATGGCTTATCCAGAGAACTGGGAAGAGCTGAAGAAGTCTCGCCCGAAACGTCCGGCCGATGCCCGCGAACACACCGATGCCGAAATGCGGGTTCGCCGCAGCCTGAAGCACCCTGTCTCGCTGCACTTCAACAACGCTCCGCTCTCGGAAGTTCTGAAGTACATCGCCGACACCCAGGGCATCAACGTGATGGTCGATGAAACCGGCCTGACCGAAGAAGCCGTGACCAGCAGCACGCCGATCAGCATCAACGTCGACGGCATCAAGCTGGAAAGTGCTCTGAACCTGATGCTCGTGCCGCTCAACCTGGGCTTCACGATCGAGAACGAAGTGTTGAACGTGACCAGCCGCATGCGGAAGCAGGGCGACCTGGCGACCGTGGTCTATCAGGTGGCCGACCTCGTGGTGCCGGTCAGCGTGACCGCTCCCGTTTCTCGGCTCTCACCGGGGACCGGATTCGGCGGCGACACCCCGTCCATCGCAGTCCCGAACGGCCTGCATGGAGTTCCGGCGACCCCGCAGGGTGGTCCTGGCTTTGCCCAGGTGCCTGCCAACCCCTTTGGCGGAGGAATCGGCGGCGGAGGAAACGGCGGAGGAATTGCCGGCATGGCCGGCGACGGGTCACAGGGACTCGGCGGACCCAGCCAGACCAATTATGGATTCGAAGCTCTCACCGATCTGATCACCACCACGGTTTCTCCAGGCGACTGGCAGGAGCTGGGGGGATCGGGATCGATCAATCAGCACGACAGCACTTTGAGCCTGGTTATTCGCCAGACCCAGAAAGTGCACCAGGAAATTGCCGACCTGCTGGAACAGCTCCGACGTCTGCAGGACTTGCAGGTGACGATTGAAGTTCGCTTCATCACCGTGAGCGATCAGTTCTTCGAGCAGATCGGAATCGACTTCGACTTCAACATCAACGACACCATCGGCGGCCCCAGCGTCAACAACGACTTCTCCCCGATCCGTCCGTTCGGCTCGACCGACCCGATCTTCGGCGGAGCAGGCGGCAGCAGCAGCAGCGGGGGCGGCGGCGCTGGCGGTGGAGCCGGCGGCGGCGGAGCTGGCACCGGCGGGACGGCTGGCGGCGGCAGCTCTGGCGGCACATTGTCGTCACTGGCTCCGTTCGGAACCGGCCCGACGCTGAACATGCAGGATCGCGACAGTTGGCCGTCACGCACCGTGGTGGGCCTGCTCAACAGTACCCAGCAGTTCACTCCGAACCTCGACGTTCCGTTCCGTCAGGGATCGTTCGACCTCGCAGCTCCGACCTTCGGCGGCTTCGATCCGAACGCAGGGATTCAGTTCGGGATGGCGATTCTCAGCGATATTGAAGCCTTTATGTTCGTACGGGCCGCCCAGGGCGACCGGCGATCAAACGTGATGTTCGCCCCCAAGGTGACGCTGTTCAACGGACAGATCGGCACCGTGGTCAGCCAGTTGCAGCGGCCCTTCGTGGTCTCGCTGACGCCGGTGGCGAGTGCCTTTAACATCGGTTACCAGCCGCAGATTCAAACCTTCGCAGACGGAACATCACTCACTGTGCAGGCGGTGGTTTCTGCTGACCGCAGATACGTCCGACTGAGCGTACTTCCCCGCTTCCAGAACATCACCGACGTGTTCACCTTCTCGTACCTGTCCGCAGGTTCGGGCACAGGCGGCGGCGGTGGAACTGGCGGCGGGACCGGCGGCGGCGGGATCGGCGGCGGTGGAACGGGCGGCGGCGGCGGCGGCGGGATTGGCGGCGGCGGCGGCGGCGGTGCCGGCGGCGGCGGCAACCAGCAAAGCTCTGCAGCAGGCACCGTGACCGTGCAGCAGCCCGTCATCAACGTAGTGTCGGTCATCACCGTGGTCAGCGTGCCTGACGGCGGGACCGTGCTCCTCGGCGGCGTCAAGTCTCTGCGTGAAGGCCGCAACATGGCCGGCGTGCCCATCCTGAACAAGATCCCGTACATCAGCCGGTTGTTCAAGAACACCGGTGTGGGTCGGGAAACCACCAGCTTGATGATGATGGTCACCCCCCGCATCATCATTCAGGAAGAACAGGAAGAGCTGCTCGGCATCCCGGGCCAGTAA